A single region of the Brachypodium distachyon strain Bd21 chromosome 3, Brachypodium_distachyon_v3.0, whole genome shotgun sequence genome encodes:
- the LOC100844091 gene encoding uncharacterized protein LOC100844091 isoform X1 — protein MGFVSFAGRVLFAAAFLLSAYQEFSEFGSDGGTAAKALSPKINIFVENVSSRTGIVVPHIELKHVIAVAIALKGIGGLLFILSSSFGASLLLVHLAFVTPIVYDFYNYDTESAEFVQLFIEFTQSLALVGALLFFLGMKNSIATRQSTRKNPKSKTN, from the exons ATGGGGTTCGTCTCCTTCGCCGGGAGGGTCCTGTTTGCCGCCGCATTCCTCCTCTCTGCCTACCAAGA GTTTAGTGAATTTGGATCTGATGGTGGGACCGCTGCAAAAGCCCTGAGCCCAAAGATCAACATCTTCGTTGAAAATGTTTCTTCCCGTACTGGAATAGTGGTGCCTCACATTGAA TTGAAGCATGTTATAGCGGTGGCCATTGCTTTGAAGGGTATTGGAGGTCTCCTTTTCATCCTTAGCAGCTCATTTGGTGCTTCTCTCTTG TTAGTTCACCTCGCTTTTGTTACACCAATTGTCTATGATTTCTATAACTACGACACTGAGAGTGCTGAGTTTGTTCAGCTCTTCATCGAGTTCACACAG AGTTTGGCACTCGTGGGGgcgctcctcttcttcttgggcaTGAAGAACTCCATTGCCACGAGGCAGTCGACCAGGAAGAACCCCAAATCGAAGACAAACTAA
- the LOC100844091 gene encoding uncharacterized protein LOC100844091 isoform X2: MVMRAIRRGKLIPSRELLNYGRRFSEFGSDGGTAAKALSPKINIFVENVSSRTGIVVPHIELKHVIAVAIALKGIGGLLFILSSSFGASLLLVHLAFVTPIVYDFYNYDTESAEFVQLFIEFTQSLALVGALLFFLGMKNSIATRQSTRKNPKSKTN, translated from the exons ATGGTTATGCGCGCAATCAGGAGGGGAAAATTGATTCCTTCCCGAGAATTGCTAAACTATGGCCGCCG GTTTAGTGAATTTGGATCTGATGGTGGGACCGCTGCAAAAGCCCTGAGCCCAAAGATCAACATCTTCGTTGAAAATGTTTCTTCCCGTACTGGAATAGTGGTGCCTCACATTGAA TTGAAGCATGTTATAGCGGTGGCCATTGCTTTGAAGGGTATTGGAGGTCTCCTTTTCATCCTTAGCAGCTCATTTGGTGCTTCTCTCTTG TTAGTTCACCTCGCTTTTGTTACACCAATTGTCTATGATTTCTATAACTACGACACTGAGAGTGCTGAGTTTGTTCAGCTCTTCATCGAGTTCACACAG AGTTTGGCACTCGTGGGGgcgctcctcttcttcttgggcaTGAAGAACTCCATTGCCACGAGGCAGTCGACCAGGAAGAACCCCAAATCGAAGACAAACTAA
- the LOC100844485 gene encoding rubisco accumulation factor 1, chloroplastic, with amino-acid sequence MLSLSHPHPASTGPRHRKPLSTAPQRRRRFSYNIAALILPGGGGGRGSPPNGGKLILPGGGGGGVGGGGSSGMLPRTPPPSSPGQLYQPYHPPPSPLPDTFRNLDLTERLAVLRDRMGRWYEYAPLISSLSREGFTPASIEEATGMSGVEQNRLVVASQVRDSLISDEFPADLIHYFDSYGGPDLLYELRFLNARQRVEAAKHAIDRRLEAKGVRELARSMKDFPQRRGDDGWDAFDRHSAGDCLAYARFRLSREAIANEDRMPELERSLDVVETETARARVELEMERAIRKAAGEEVEEPEADVNARPAVPVVRLIYGEISEASIVLLLPVVRETDGVEAVDLAPRRKKTDADLGIVEVDKGWARWAVLPGWAPVMAVADEAVVIQLADGRVLPWRSAENERVLVVADRKRKEVVDEGIYVLEKGGKLVVERGNKLLEEGIITAAAEVVTVVRPPKDEEDIIVGDEWD; translated from the coding sequence AtgctctccctctcccacCCCCACCCGGCCTCCACCGGCCCGCGCCACCGCAAGCCCCTCTCCACCGCCccgcaacgccgccgccgcttctcctACAACATCGCCGCACTCAttctccccggcggcggcgggggccgtGGCAGCCCCCCCAACGGCGGCAAGCTCAtcctccccggcggcggcggcgggggagtcggaggcggaggcagcagTGGAATGCTCCCCCGCACCCCGCCCCCGTCGTCCCCGGGCCAGCTCTACCAGCCCTACCACCCGCCGCCGTCACCCCTCCCCGACACCTTCCGCAACCTCGACCTCACCGAGCGCCTGGCCGTGCTCCGCGACCGCATGGGCCGCTGGTACGAGTACGCGCCCctcatctcctccctctcccgcgAGGGCTTCACCCCGGCCTCCATCGAGGAGGCCACCGGCATGTCCGGCGTCGAGCAGAACCGGCTCGTCGTCGCCTCCCAGGTCCGCGACTCCCTCATCTCCGACGAATTCCCCGCCGACCTCATCCACTACTTCGACTCGTACGGCGGGCCCGACCTCCTCTACGAGCTCCGCTTCCTCAACGCCCGCCAGCGCGTCGAGGCCGCCAAGCACGCCATCGATCGCCGCCTCGAGGCCAAGGGAGTGCGCGAGCTCGCGCGCTCCATGAAGGACTTCCCGCAGCGCCGCGGGGACGACGGGTGGGACGCCTTCGACCGGCACTCGGCCGGCGACTGCCTCGCGTACGCGCGCTTCAGGCTGTCGCGGGAGGCCATCGCCAACGAGGACCGCATGCCGGAGCTCGAGCGCTCGCTCGACGTTGTCGAGACCGAGACGGCCAGGGCGCGGGTGGAGCTGGAGATGGAGAGGGCCATCAGGaaggccgccggcgaggaagtGGAGGAGCCCGAGGCCGACGTCAACGCGCGGCCCGCGGTGCCGGTGGTGCGTCTCATATACGGCGAGATCTCCGAGGCGTCGATCGTGCTGCTCCTGCCGGTGGTGAGAGAGACGGACGGCGTCGAGGCGGTGGACCTCgcgccgaggaggaagaagacggacGCGGACCTCGGCATCGTCGAGGTTGACAAGGGGTGGGCGCGGTGGGCGGTGCTGCCGGGCTGGGCCCCCGTCATGGCGGTGGCCGACGAGGCGGTGGTGATCCAGCTAGCGGACGGGCGGGTGCTCCCGTGGCGGTCGGCGGAGAACGAGAGGGTGCTGGTCGTGGCCGACCGGAAAAGGAAAGAGGTGGTGGATGAAGGGATATACGTGCTGGAGAAGGGAGGGAAGCTGGTGGTCGAGAGGGGGAACAAACTGTTGGAGGAAGGCATCATcacggccgccgcggaggTGGTGACCGTCGTCCGGCCACCCAAGGACGAGGAAGACATCATCGTCGGCGATGAGTGGGACTGA